The Methanofervidicoccus sp. A16 genome has a segment encoding these proteins:
- a CDS encoding MoxR family ATPase produces MIFEKLREEIGKKIIGLNEIIRDLFLSFICEGHILLEGVPGLAKTTLAKTFSQCIGLSFSRIQGTPDLIPSDITGGEIYDINLGKFKYIPGPVFSNILLVDEINRMSPKTQAALLEAMEENSVSVGGKTYLLPKPFMVIATQNPIEFEGVNPLPTAQLDRFMIKSNIKYLSEEDELKVLILKTGNSEDGNINTIVDKNTLQKIFKEVNNIHTSRPILKYIRDIIVHTRRDRRIVLGASTRAGVQLLKIAKGSAYLEGRKYVIPDDVKNNVLKVLSHRIVLDYEIEESAEDVLRDILDKVEVPKGDFRYD; encoded by the coding sequence ATGATTTTTGAAAAATTAAGAGAAGAAATCGGAAAAAAAATAATAGGACTAAATGAGATAATCAGAGATCTTTTTCTATCTTTTATATGTGAGGGGCATATTTTACTAGAAGGAGTTCCAGGTCTCGCCAAAACAACTTTAGCCAAGACATTCTCTCAGTGTATAGGATTGAGTTTCTCAAGGATACAGGGTACTCCAGATCTTATTCCCTCTGATATAACAGGTGGTGAAATATACGATATAAACTTAGGAAAGTTTAAATATATCCCAGGACCTGTATTTTCCAATATCCTATTAGTAGACGAAATAAACAGGATGTCTCCAAAGACCCAGGCTGCACTGTTGGAAGCCATGGAAGAGAACAGTGTATCAGTTGGTGGAAAAACATATCTTCTACCTAAACCCTTTATGGTTATTGCAACCCAAAATCCTATTGAATTCGAAGGTGTAAATCCACTACCTACAGCACAATTGGATAGATTTATGATAAAATCTAATATTAAGTATTTAAGTGAGGAAGACGAACTAAAGGTATTGATTTTAAAAACTGGTAATAGTGAGGATGGGAATATAAATACTATCGTAGATAAAAACACCCTCCAGAAAATTTTTAAAGAAGTGAATAATATTCATACTTCTAGACCTATATTAAAGTATATAAGAGATATCATAGTACATACTAGAAGAGACAGAAGGATAGTATTAGGTGCAAGTACAAGGGCAGGAGTACAACTACTTAAAATAGCTAAGGGTAGTGCCTACCTTGAAGGTAGAAAATATGTAATTCCTGACGATGTTAAAAACAACGTACTTAAAGTTTTGAGTCATAGGATTGTATTAGATTATGAGATAGAAGAATCTGCAGAGGATGTTCTAAGAGACATACTAGATAAAGTAGAGGTTCCAAAGGGAGACTTTAGATACGATTGA
- a CDS encoding DUF4350 domain-containing protein — MRTEHFILLTLLLVGFITMPVITSTIKTTQPYSVFNREENGCYKFFKLMYSINHNTKPLIYPYSREDLKENSVLFIISPDVGFTKDEVEDLKDYVSSGNILIVADNFRRGNDILKHLNISYRFSKNPLYDITKPIGLYSNGYILLENSSAILGEDKGTVIMYSSKSSRIGEYPEPAKESSYPIIIEKNHGKGKIVLISDPTIFKNELFSYNREFLKSYFNYSEKNAIYFDEYHHSDVNPQNIVTIVIRSNNISHEFLSYLFTVVLIITVLSREILKLLRFLLRKLVDTLLGNTFKYENELSIQKVLEDVSKKYHLDKSTLYKIVNKILM, encoded by the coding sequence ATGAGAACAGAACACTTTATTTTACTAACCCTCCTACTAGTGGGATTTATAACGATGCCCGTTATAACATCAACTATTAAAACTACTCAACCTTACAGTGTATTTAATAGAGAGGAAAATGGATGTTATAAATTCTTTAAGTTGATGTACAGTATAAATCATAATACAAAACCTTTAATATATCCCTATAGTAGAGAAGATCTAAAGGAAAACTCTGTCCTGTTTATTATATCTCCAGATGTGGGATTTACAAAGGATGAGGTTGAAGATCTAAAAGACTACGTGTCTTCAGGGAATATATTAATTGTTGCAGATAACTTTAGGAGAGGTAACGATATTTTAAAACACTTAAATATATCATACAGATTTTCTAAAAATCCATTATACGATATAACAAAACCTATTGGACTCTACAGTAATGGATATATTCTACTAGAAAATTCGTCTGCAATTTTAGGCGAGGATAAAGGCACTGTTATAATGTACTCCAGTAAATCGAGTAGAATTGGCGAATATCCTGAGCCAGCAAAGGAGTCATCCTATCCAATTATAATAGAAAAAAATCACGGCAAAGGCAAAATAGTATTAATATCTGATCCAACAATATTTAAAAATGAATTATTCAGTTATAATAGAGAGTTTTTAAAAAGTTATTTCAACTACTCAGAAAAAAATGCTATATACTTTGATGAATATCACCACTCCGATGTAAATCCCCAAAACATCGTTACGATAGTTATTAGAAGTAACAATATTTCCCACGAATTTTTGAGTTATCTATTTACAGTAGTTTTGATAATTACAGTACTATCTAGGGAGATACTTAAACTACTTAGATTTTTGTTGAGAAAACTTGTAGACACTCTTTTAGGAAATACCTTTAAATATGAAAATGAGTTATCTATCCAAAAGGTTCTAGAGGATGTTAGTAAAAAGTATCACTTAGATAAATCTACCCTCTATAAGATTGTAAACAAAATATTGATGTAA
- a CDS encoding class III signal peptide-containing protein, giving the protein MIIEKLISKRGQISMELGILVAAAVAVAAIAAYYYVKSVSDSAGAAEDNATQTINELGRLAENATGRLRQITLQ; this is encoded by the coding sequence ATGATAATAGAAAAATTAATATCTAAAAGAGGACAAATATCCATGGAGTTAGGTATATTAGTTGCTGCCGCTGTTGCTGTTGCTGCAATTGCTGCGTATTACTATGTAAAGAGTGTTAGTGATAGTGCAGGTGCAGCAGAAGATAATGCTACTCAGACAATAAATGAGTTAGGAAGGTTAGCAGAAAATGCTACAGGTAGATTAAGACAAATTACTCTTCAATAA
- a CDS encoding class III signal peptide-containing protein has product MSKILSKRGQISMELGILIFATIIVSAIAVYYYITNYLNSNPDAPGKAANKTIDTLNNISEKYSNSIGSITL; this is encoded by the coding sequence ATGTCCAAAATACTCTCCAAAAGAGGACAGATATCTATGGAGTTAGGTATTTTAATTTTTGCAACAATTATCGTCTCCGCTATTGCAGTCTATTATTATATCACTAACTATTTAAACTCCAATCCTGACGCTCCAGGAAAGGCAGCGAATAAAACTATTGATACATTAAATAATATATCTGAAAAATATAGTAATTCTATAGGTTCCATAACTCTATAA